The following nucleotide sequence is from Candidatus Zixiibacteriota bacterium.
CGATCTCACGGCCGAGATCGGCCCCGACGGCAACAATATCCTCTGGAATACGACGCCGAGCGGGCTGGTATCCGGAGCCACCGAACTCGACCGGCTGCATGGCGGCGCCGGAGTGGTGACCGAGCCGGGCGTGTTTCGTGTGTTCGACGGCGGGATCATAGATATCACGGTGAACGTGTCCGATGCGGAGACGCTCGACGACGTCATCACCATGTTCAACGACGCCATGAATGCGGCATCGGGCTCGTACCCGGAGCTGGCCAACGTTTCGATGACCCTCAACGCTGCAGGCACGGGCCTGCAGATAGACGACACAAACGTACCGCCGGTCGGACTTCAGATCGAGGACGCCCTCGACGGCAACAGCATCGCGCAGCAGCTAGGCATCGCCGGCACAATCGGCGCGCAGCGAATCGGCGACGATCTCAACCCCGGTTCATCGTTCGCCGTCTCGGAAAACGGCGGGACGACGGCGGCGGACCTGGGATTGCGGGCCGAGTTCCTGGTCGATCATCCCGGCTCGGATCTCGATGCGTTGCTTACGGTGGACAGTCTGATCGACTCAATTTCAGCGGGCAACGGTTTTGATCGGGGGGAAATCGTCATCTGGCAGGGCGAACGCAACCTGGTGATCGATCTGGAGGATCCGACAATCGTGACGATTCAGGACGTGCTGGATCGTTTAAACGGATCGGCGCTCGACATCACGGCAACGATCAACGAGGCCGGTACGGGGATTCAGATCGAGAACAACGACCCGACGCGCTCGCTGACCGTGGAAGACGGTCGGGAAAGCCGGGCGGCGAAAGATCTCGGGATCTACGGGTCGACGGACATGGTCGGCACGATGATAATGCTGGCCAACGCGCTGGACAACAATGACCGCGACGGTGCGGGGCGGCTTCTGGCGCCGCTCGACGCCAGTATCGAAGCGATGCTTGACGCGCGCGGCACGGTAGGCACGAGGACAGTCAGGCTCGAGACGACGAACACGCGGCTGGTGGACATGCATTTGAGTTTCACCCGGCTGCTTTCGGAAGTAGAAGATGCCGATCTGACCGACGTGCTGACGAAGCTCTCGACGTATGAGGCGAATTATCAATCGGCGCTGATAGCGGGCGCCAAAATCATACAGCCCAGCCTGCTGGACTTTCTGAACGGGTAGGTGGGAGACGAGGACAGAATATGTTCGTACAGAGTCTTCGCTTTGGACAATTGGATGTGCCCGATGACAAGGTCATCACCATGGCGCGACCCATTCTCGGTTTCGAGCACCTGGCGACGTTTTGCCTGGTGGATATCGAGCAGCTGCGGCCCTTTTTGTGGTTCCAGTCGCTCGAGGACGAGTCGGTAGCGTTTTTGGTTGCCAACCCGTTGCTGTTTCACCGGGGCTACCGAATCGAGGTGAACCCTCAGGAAATCGCCGAACTCGAGGTGCGCGAGGTGTCTTCGGTCGAGACGTACTGTATCGTGACCGTGCCGGACAATCCGCGCGAGATATCGGCAAACCTGCAGGGGCCGATCCTGGTGAACCCGGAGACGAGACTGGCCAAACAGCTGGTTCTGGTCAACTCACCGTACCGGGTGCAGCATTACCTGCTCGATGCGCTGGAGCGAGCCGATCACGCCGCCGAACTGCATCCGCAGGAAGAGCTGGTCGAGTTATAACGGCCGCGGACCGGCGCCTGCGACGGCGCCGTGTCGGCAGCGGAGCTTGGACTGCCCCATAGGAAAGGATGGTGTCCATGGCCGGATCGTCGCGCAAGAATCACAAGCGATCCCGGAAAACATCGCGAGCGAACGGGCGCACTCGCGCCGAGCGTGCTCCTCAGCAGGCGTTCGACGAACTGCTTGCCGACGTCCGACGCGATCCCCAGGACTTCGCGGCCCGGCTTGCGGTGGCGACGTTTTACCTGACGCACAATCTGCACGACAAGATTCCGGAGGTCCTGGAGCCGGTGCAGAGCCAGTACATGTCACGCGACGTACGTCGGCGCATCCAGTTCGACCGCCTACTCGCGTTCGGGTATGCCACCACCCATCAATTCACCCGGGCGGAAGAGGCCGTTCGCCGCGGGGTAAGCGCCTGTCCTGACGCGGTGGATTTTCGTTTCATCGAAGCTTACGTGGCCATTTCGCTCGGGGAATATCGCCGTGCGGTTGACGCCGGGGCCGCGTGCCTCGCATCGATGGAGCGTCACGA
It contains:
- the flgL gene encoding flagellar hook-associated protein FlgL, whose translation is MRVTNNMISNRVVFNMQRSLGRFFDLETQMSSGRRINKPSDDPSGTLRDLNYRTELAKIEQYQKNISQALNWTATYDQVLADTKNFVSEAKEIAVAMSNDTYDDIAREASAGQIRSLIDQITSLANTRLEDRAIFAGHRTRITPFNVNATGAVYGGNNGQIEFEVDNGQRLSVNLPGDDVFLKRLGRLGEDSDLNIGVTGATLLNTLRRGDGVDQASGFTVTDRNLNITATIDLSDPAITTIDQALAKINADLAAAGITDLTAEIGPDGNNILWNTTPSGLVSGATELDRLHGGAGVVTEPGVFRVFDGGIIDITVNVSDAETLDDVITMFNDAMNAASGSYPELANVSMTLNAAGTGLQIDDTNVPPVGLQIEDALDGNSIAQQLGIAGTIGAQRIGDDLNPGSSFAVSENGGTTAADLGLRAEFLVDHPGSDLDALLTVDSLIDSISAGNGFDRGEIVIWQGERNLVIDLEDPTIVTIQDVLDRLNGSALDITATINEAGTGIQIENNDPTRSLTVEDGRESRAAKDLGIYGSTDMVGTMIMLANALDNNDRDGAGRLLAPLDASIEAMLDARGTVGTRTVRLETTNTRLVDMHLSFTRLLSEVEDADLTDVLTKLSTYEANYQSALIAGAKIIQPSLLDFLNG
- a CDS encoding flagellar assembly protein FliW encodes the protein MFVQSLRFGQLDVPDDKVITMARPILGFEHLATFCLVDIEQLRPFLWFQSLEDESVAFLVANPLLFHRGYRIEVNPQEIAELEVREVSSVETYCIVTVPDNPREISANLQGPILVNPETRLAKQLVLVNSPYRVQHYLLDALERADHAAELHPQEELVEL